Proteins encoded together in one Pseudoroseomonas cervicalis window:
- a CDS encoding LysR substrate-binding domain-containing protein translates to MLALPPGLDPDLLRSFVLIAEGASVTRAAQRVGRTQSAVSMQMRRLEELLGHALLVRGAKGFSLTPQGAWLLERARPWLSMHDEILANFRTPEVTGRVRLGTPDDYVLLWLPDILARFAESHPAAELEVVCAPSTELLERLERGELDLSIYSAGNELRGSGPGIPLWRGALHWVGSSAHAVHRQLPLRLSLAQPSCIWRRAATDALDAAGLPWRVTYSSSAQMGTYAVVLAGLAITVGLSAPLPPGLRVLDEADGLPRLPEFEIALAQRADTPAAVALGRHIIDSFRHEPGGLPNRAC, encoded by the coding sequence ATGCTCGCCCTTCCTCCCGGCCTCGACCCCGATCTGCTGCGCTCCTTCGTGCTGATCGCCGAAGGGGCGAGCGTCACCCGCGCCGCGCAGCGCGTCGGCCGCACCCAATCCGCCGTCTCCATGCAGATGCGCAGGCTGGAGGAGCTGCTGGGCCACGCCCTGCTGGTGCGCGGCGCCAAGGGCTTCTCGCTGACGCCGCAGGGCGCCTGGCTGCTGGAGCGGGCGCGGCCCTGGCTGTCCATGCATGACGAGATCCTGGCCAATTTCCGCACCCCCGAGGTGACCGGGCGGGTGCGGCTGGGCACGCCGGACGACTATGTGCTGCTCTGGCTGCCCGACATCCTGGCCCGTTTCGCCGAAAGCCACCCCGCCGCCGAGCTGGAGGTGGTCTGCGCCCCCTCGACCGAGCTGCTGGAGCGGCTGGAGCGCGGCGAGCTGGACCTGTCCATCTATTCCGCGGGCAATGAGCTGCGCGGCAGCGGGCCGGGCATCCCGCTCTGGCGCGGGGCGCTGCACTGGGTCGGCTCCTCCGCCCATGCGGTGCACCGGCAGCTGCCGCTGCGCCTGTCGCTGGCCCAGCCCTCCTGCATCTGGCGCCGCGCCGCGACCGATGCGCTGGATGCGGCCGGCCTGCCCTGGCGCGTCACCTATTCCTCCAGCGCCCAGATGGGCACCTATGCGGTGGTGCTGGCCGGGCTGGCCATCACGGTCGGCCTCTCCGCCCCGCTGCCGCCGGGGCTGCGCGTGCTGGATGAGGCCGATGGCCTGCCCCGCCTGCCGGAATTCGAGATCGCGCTCGCCCAGCGCGCCGACACCCCGGCCGCGGTGGCGCTGGGGCGGCACATCATCGACAGTTTTCGCCACGAACCCGGTGGGCTGCCAAACCGTGCTTGCTGA
- a CDS encoding DUF1127 domain-containing protein — translation MSAQLGSASPCPVALRSPRGTRPVGWMATLRQLLRMIETRQHLAELDERMLRDIGMTKAEAAHESRRAAWDTGRRS, via the coding sequence ATGTCCGCCCAGCTCGGCTCCGCCTCTCCCTGCCCCGTCGCCCTGCGCAGCCCGCGCGGCACGCGCCCGGTCGGCTGGATGGCGACCCTGCGACAGCTGCTGCGCATGATCGAGACCCGGCAGCATCTTGCCGAACTGGATGAGCGCATGCTGCGCGATATCGGCATGACCAAGGCCGAAGCGGCGCATGAGTCGCGCCGCGCCGCCTGGGACACCGGCCGGCGCAGCTGA
- a CDS encoding tripartite tricarboxylate transporter substrate-binding protein codes for MIIHRRGLVAAGAVAALARPAVLRAQTAWPERPIRLVVPWPPGGSTDTVARIFQPRLQDILGRPVVIENRGGASGAIGAGEAARAEPDGYTWILVYDTQATNESVMRLPFKTMEAFVPVSLVGTGPLALVAHQSTPYRSYQDIVEAAKKAPDTLNFATSGVGGLAHVATTLLQQEGGFRLVHVPYRGGGPATQDAVAGHVPLFMSNVVVINQHIKSGTLRPVGVTTKGETRHVPGVRSFAQQGVGNFEAPTWWALLGRAGTPQPIVDKMHAAMARALADPTVRQKIEEQGADVVASGPDECGRFIQAEITKWGKVIRDNDIRADS; via the coding sequence ATGATCATTCACCGCCGCGGCCTGGTGGCCGCCGGCGCGGTCGCCGCCCTGGCCCGGCCGGCCGTGCTGCGCGCCCAGACCGCCTGGCCGGAGCGGCCGATCCGCCTGGTCGTCCCCTGGCCCCCGGGCGGCAGCACCGACACCGTGGCCCGCATCTTCCAGCCCCGCCTGCAGGATATTCTGGGCCGTCCCGTGGTGATCGAGAACCGTGGCGGCGCCTCGGGCGCGATCGGCGCCGGCGAGGCGGCGCGGGCCGAGCCGGATGGCTATACCTGGATCCTGGTCTACGACACCCAGGCGACCAATGAGAGCGTGATGCGCCTGCCCTTCAAGACCATGGAGGCCTTCGTGCCGGTCTCCCTGGTGGGCACCGGGCCGCTGGCGCTGGTGGCGCATCAGAGCACCCCCTATCGCAGCTACCAGGACATCGTCGAGGCCGCCAAGAAGGCGCCCGACACGCTGAATTTCGCGACCAGCGGCGTCGGCGGCCTGGCGCATGTGGCGACCACCCTGCTGCAGCAGGAGGGCGGCTTCCGCCTGGTGCATGTGCCCTATCGCGGCGGCGGGCCGGCCACCCAGGATGCGGTGGCGGGGCATGTGCCGCTGTTCATGTCCAACGTCGTGGTGATCAACCAGCACATCAAATCGGGCACGCTGCGGCCGGTCGGCGTCACCACCAAGGGCGAGACGCGGCACGTGCCGGGGGTGAGGAGCTTCGCCCAGCAGGGGGTCGGCAATTTCGAGGCGCCGACCTGGTGGGCGCTGCTCGGCCGCGCCGGCACGCCGCAGCCGATCGTCGACAAGATGCACGCGGCGATGGCGCGCGCCCTGGCCGACCCGACGGTGCGGCAGAAGATCGAGGAGCAGGGCGCCGATGTGGTGGCCAGCGGCCCCGATGAATGCGGCCGCTTCATCCAGGCCGAGATCACCAAATGGGGCAAGGTGATCCGCGACAACGACATCCGCGCCGATAGCTGA